The Populus alba chromosome 6, ASM523922v2, whole genome shotgun sequence genomic interval AATGCGACTGGTTGAGATTCTTCAGGAGCAAGCTGGTCAAAAGCAACATAGTTTTCCTCCTTATCATAAACATGGCACAATGTCATTATTGTCTTCATCAAACGCCAATTCCACTTGGCCTCATTCAAATACTGTTAACGAGGTGGATAAAAACTAGGTTAAGGTTCATACATGTACAAATGCTCATAATTAATAGAAAGTCCACTCTAACAAACAAAAATGTAAGGCATATTGATTGATCATACCTTTCCCCAGTTTTCTTGAAGAGATTTATGAGCCATCCGTAGATTATAGTGCGGTATCCTCGATGAAACATGATGGGGTATGTGTACATTGATATCATGACAGAGGATCTCAATCCTGTAGAGTGGGAAAACAGCGCTTCAGTAATAATATATCAATGAcaactattttttatcataacctGCAGCTCCAGTAAATTAGACAAAGGAACATTTTAAACCATGCCAAACTTCATTGATCTGAGGCAACTTCAGGCTTGTAATAGACTTTTAGCCCACAAATACTTATTTTATACATCACCTCTATCAACTTTCTAAGGATCTTGTTTGAAGATAACATCAGAACTTTCCTAACATGTAGTCATTATGTGAAGTAGTACTGAAAAAGAGCATTTTATTAAATGACAGTCGATGACAAATCTCTGACTTCCCACAGTTAAAAAATTACCAGGCCAGGCAAGCAAGAATTTGAGATGCTTTTAGAGGGAGAATCAAACAAGAGTTCTCAAAATTATGTAGGCTTATGGAATTAAATCATACAAAATCTACCATCTGACAGCATcagtttataaaatatatcagAAATATGTCCCATCAAAGAGCAAATAACTACCATGAATAGAAATAATCTGAGCAGAGAGGATATATACCAACTGGGGTAATCACAATGAACTGTTCCATTAAGCTGGGCCTGAGCTGCGTTCCACTCATCTGAAGATTTGAAAGGGATGTGAGGAGCCGTATGATGCACCATTGTGAAAGTACTCATCTACAAGTGTCAAGAAAACCAGACCAATAAGACACGGGGACAGATAAAATGCAATTCAGTAATCAAGCTGATCATTttctggaaataaaaaaaatacaacagcATATCACCAGGTCAAAGCATTGATTGACCCATAGTAAAACATATAAAACTCTGCAGTTATGTACAAtgcactaatatttttttctcaattgtgAAGTGGGCCATCAAATTAAAggttttaataaacttaatgtTTAAGTTCCAGACACAGGAGCATAAACTGCGGTGGACAAAGGACACGCACTGGGAGTGAATAGTTATTGCACAGTTTGATTTAATCTTTACATCACAATTCCATGAACAAAGCATGTGTTTTACAAGGAAAACAATTCTTATTAACTTCTAAGAAAGACCTATTTGAAGTTATATGCTTAGGCATTGAACATTTCAAAGTTTTATTCATGATATGCATTCCAGCTAATGATTTCAAGTCAATGTGATGAGAATACTCTACCATgcatgtcatttttatttatttttttaaaaagaaaaaaatgaaattaaaagaactgCTGTGGATGGTGGCACACAAAAGTTTAGTGCGACATCATACAATCAACGAAGACCAGCAAGTAGCATACCCAGAAGTGATAGCCTAACCATGGCATTAACCAGAACTTGATCCATCCCATGATCCCTGCTTTATAGATAATCAAGGGCCAACCGATTGCCATAAACCCAAAAACACATGCCAAACTTATCTTCACCCTTTGGATTTCATTTGATCTGAACTTCTTTAAATCAAAGTGCAATAACAACCTGTTTGGATGCTTAATGATGTAAGGACAATTGTAAATCAAATTAGAGTAAGTGCATAAGGCTCACAAAGTTACAAGCTCTGATTCTCATATAATTCTTCTATAATTGGGTACCATACCAGTGAGCTATAGACATCCAAGGCCGAAATGGGCCATATCCAAATATAATTGCCTTGCGTAAAATAGGCGAAGAATCAAACTCTGCTTTCCAAACAGGATGCCAAGCTGTATCTTCCTCTAACCTGTAAATATAAGATGAAGCAGAGGAAGTGACAATTTAGAAGCTAAGATGAGAAACCAATGGTAAttgatcaattttaataaaagcaAGAACTGGCAGATTACCAAGCGATGAAATAATCATAAGCTACTGTGCAAATACATGCATACAATAACAAAGTTCTAACAGGGGGGAAGGGATAGGCATTCTTTAAATAGAAATCTaagatataaataatgaagttgcTACACATATCATTGCCTAATTATGTTCCCACAAGCACTGGATGCAACATTTTCCACCGCTTAATTCTTCAAAGAATGCAAGAAGAGACAGTAAAAATAAGCAAGTATGTAGCATTTTCTGTTCATTTATGCTACTCAATTTTTCAGTAGAAAAGCTTCTAAATTAAGCATTCCTCCCCAGCATGAGAGAGGATGATCTAACTGCTGGAATAATTGGGACAAATTAAATGGAGTTTACTTCCACAGAAATAATGAAACACTTAAGAATATCATTATTACATGTTTGTTTTCGCATGATGCCTGTCGTGCTTAAACCTCCATGGCTCATATGGGTAAATTAATGGCAGAAATGCCAGAGTTCCCACAATGTCTTCCACTAATTTGTtccttgaaaatgatttgtgagCACAATCATGGCCTATAACAAAGAACTTCATtgagagagaaacaaaattaagaaactgATGAAACTTATAACATTGAAGCAAAAGAAACAAGATTATGAATAAGTAAAGAAAAGATGTGAGCAGAACTAACGCCAGTAACTGCAGTCCCTGTCCATGCCCAAGCAAAGGGAAGTAGATACCATGGGGCCTTTGAAATCATAAAGAGCCCAAATGCATATGAAGTGACTGATACTAAAACTGACTTCCATGCTTTCATATCATCAATCTCAAACACCtaagagaaaaataaggaaATTAGTACTAGAGTTGTCATTTTTTTGGTCAAAGCTCATGTCCATTAAAGAATCGACAATTCGAGGCCACTtcctaattaaaaagaaaaaaggtcatCGCCCAGTTATGATAGTTCACCTCACAGAAACTGAATCGAGATAAGGAAAATGTAGATACAGTCCACTAATTCTTCAACTTTTTGAATGCATTGGATGCTCTTAAACCTTGAACTTGTAAGAAGCAGTGTGGACAGGGCAATCCAGATTATCCCCATCAGAAAACCTTCTATGGTTTCTGGCTTCATTAAGGTACTCGGTAATCTTATAAGTTTATTTGAAATTGGCATAAGAAAGGTTGCCATGAAAAAGTGAAGCATCATTCAACATTCCATGGCATAATCCCTTCACACCAGATGACGTGTGAGGGCAATTATTCAAGCAGATAATTGACGGAAAGAGTTGAACTTATTGTAGGTCTGCAACTATTCATATTAGCTCAGAAATTCCCCTAGGTGCTCAGAGtggaaaaaatctaaaatagcGGACCATCTTCATGGAAAATAACATTGGCAAGTTGGATGCATGATGTAGCTGATTCTTAGAGAAGTTTACCTTTTTAGGGAGTGTATCCATGACATCCTTTAATGTAATGCTGTCAGGGAGTGGTTCTCCAATTTGCCTGAAGCCATAGCTTTCTGCCAACTGTTTTCTATACTCTGCACTGTCTGCGGAAGATGGTGCCACTGGAGCAGCCACAGCTTGTACAGTTCTAGTTCTTCTCATGGGAATCACCCATTTCTTATGATTCTCTCCCTTCACAAGAAGCCTGTCCCATGTTAAATGCCAGTTGCCTGTCTATCAAAAGAAGCACGGATTATAAGTTGGTGATATCAATAACAGGAAAAATATTGCTTTCATTGATAGTCTAGTCTACAGGAATATAAGGCCGGTACTGTTTCAAAAAAGTTAAGCATTGTCTATGGTGCTGTATGCACAGCAGAAGCTAGCAGTGAGACGCACAAAATAATTGTTCATAAATACTACCTGGATAGACATTCTAAAATCAGAACAAACAAGCCAAATATAAACCCATCTGAAACAAGCTATCCAACCGAAAATCAGGTTTGTCATGTTGAAATAAATGGATAAGTTAActtctaataaaattatgaaatttcaatataattGCAGAACAAGTTTGAGACAGAAGGCAAATACACAGGAATCACATAATGATGATTTCAGTAAAGCAACCAAATTGAAGAAAGGTGTATGTATGGAGCATTTTCACAGTTCACATCACCAACTCCAAAGTTGAATGAAATTGGAAAAGCACATTATGTGTGAaagtctcaaaacttgaagTCTAAATAACCAAGTGATTAACGTGTTACCCTCTTATATTCATTACTTTTCAAGCTTTCTATCAAGTTTCCTGTGCGGAACCGATTTCCTTTCCACTCTTTTCATCAGCTGAGTGCGAAAGAGATACTGATTCAAGTTGATCACAAAtcaaggaaaataggagctcaACTAGAGGTCAGTGATGAAATAACTAAACCAGTAGGAGGGGAGTTATAAGACGAGATTTTTGTATGAATGAGCACAAAGGTTCTTTGATGCCTAAGGGAGGCCACTGAGCAGCTAAATTGTCAAgtataagaaaaaatttattattcccAGTAATtgacattaattttatatatggaaACTAAAAATACAGTTGAGAACTCAAATTGTAAACTAAAGAGATGCACcagataaataaaaactaaatcccATTTAGCACAAAGACAGCTAAATTATCAACAAAACAACCAAAATGGAATAGAGAgacagaaaaagagagattacCATACATGGAGCGGAATGGGCTGCAATCTTTTGGCTCCTTGTTCTTGGATGAGGACCCTGACAATCAAACCAAGAAACACCAATCacaaaaaataacccaaacaacaaaaacaaagagccATTTTTAACACCAGAAAAGCATACCGTGAAGAGGAAAACAGAAGGGTCTGCCATTCTGCAAGCCATGTTTTAGCAGAAATGCAGGAATTCCAGCACAAAAGAAACCCCTTTTCCCTCTTAACAGGCACTAACTGGCCTTTCCCTTTGTTGGTTTGAGACTGAATGTAACTGTgatagaagaaagaaaggatGGACTTTCCTTTCCTGTCCTCTCCTCTTCTCTCTGGTTTTAAGACACAAGGAACCTACCAATAAATAGGGTTTCAGAGGTCGGTTCGTGGCGTTGATTTTATAGTGCTAACAGCCAATAAAGAGAAGTCCGTCACTGTATCTGTGGTCGCCCCTCGCCAATTGTTGTGGATAGAATTCCAGTAGCCCTGCTAGCCTTTTGTTCCTTCATACCTACTTGTTgcattttttccttcctttgtaGTTTGTACTATCCATGACACCCGCGTGGCTATGGTTCATACAACGCAAAGGGAGTTGTTAGGGAGTCTAGTGTGGATGAATATGAACATGGTAGTTTATTTTTCgaatcatgtaaaaaataataatgaaacgcatataaaacttattttttataataattgttttttttagtaaatagaTTGTATATTCGAAAAAAGCTATCACAattaactaaattataattttaaacatatttaaagTATGTTtagtaatttgattattttttcaaaaatatttttacttgaaaatatatttaaataatatatttttttattttttaaaatttatttttcatattagaacgttaatataatctaaaaaacataaaaaataatttaaagtaaaaaaaattaaaaattaaaatttttaaaatataaaaacaaatacaattaaatttgatatccaatataaaaacaaacaagtaaaattcttttttttatgatctctTTTCCAGCATCAATTAAACTTGATATAATATAAAGGTaatcatattatatattatcaaaataattttatctttattttatcttgttttttaacttaattaataatcaaaataacatattgATCAAtcctaatttatattatttgtgctttactttttttttttattgataaatggTACATGAATGAGTTTGGCATATAATTGTTCAAGTGTTTATATTCAATTTCTTAGaaataaaatctatatatatattatatatatatatatatatataaagacttgaaaaaaatattttcatagaattaaaatgcaaattgATGAAGCATAAGAACTTTATAGGATTTCCTAAGCTTTTCATAGGTGACAATGAAAGTTATTCTGGATAAGTTGTAACTTGATAAATAAAGtttcttgtgtgttttaaggaGCTACTCgatacttaaataaatttagctaagGAGTTTAATATGAATTatgaacaataataataaaaaaagatgataaaataatgcaaaactataagaaaaaaataattgtttatgtATATTAGAGAGTTGGGTGATTTGACATGCATGActgaaaaataatgatatttaaacaCCTTATCTTATGACTTACCTAGAAAGGTGTACCTTAGAAATATGAAGATGAAGCATAGATTGCTATGATAAGGTGGCAATGCTAGCGTAATTTATCTCTAAGGGTGGCTAATGTAGTGTTTACAAGTAGTGATGGAGATAATAGGGCTGGTAGGGCTCCCAACCCTTGTAAAGAATTGTTTTTCCAACCCCCCTCTTAACAATATTTATAGTTTAACCTTTAATAAATTCTGCCCCCTAGAATAAATTTCCTAattccctttaattttattttctagcttCGCCTCTATATGCAAGGAAGGTGAGAGTCTAAGCCTGTTACGATGCTCAACTtgtgaaacaaaaggaaatattattttttattagttgtatAAAACAATCATTTGATTGGTTATATTAGTGACTAAATAAAAGGGGATAGTGtgagattatttttatgaatgacTGGGAATTGTATATTTTCACATAACATTGTTTTGCATGTCAAACTAATAAAGGTATGAGATAAAATAAGCTAGTATACAATATGTGCCAGTATTTTAGGCTTGGCCTAAATGGTTAGAAAacctttttatatatgtattatcaATTTCTCTtggtcaattttgtttttaaacatttCCATGTTgaaatttgacttaataaaaatCTATAGGTATCATACATATAGTTAGGATTGTGTACATGTTTTCTTATGAGATGGGAGTTAGAATTTTCTAGAAATGTCCTTATGGTAAGACTATGATGGACTTCGTCAAAATGTTGCTTACATGTAAGCCATGTGCCTACATTGGTCCATGCATGCAGTGTCTTGGAAGGGGCAGTTAGGAACtacattttgattttatgttaatatattttggaGTTACATTTAGAAATACTTAGATGGAAAGGAGAATGACATTTAGGTGACTTACATTTAGATGACATATTCATAGtttattatcaaaaatattttaaggcACATTGAAGTTCATActagatgaaaagaaaaatgaattatgaTAAGATATATTgtagaaattatattattagatgaGCAAGCCTTATAAAGATGTTTTGTTTACAAGAGAGTATCAATTCTAAGATGCAACACATTGTCTTGATATGCTTTTATTTGCAAGCTttccaagtcaaatttttatcCTGTTGACCTCACTAGTCTTCATAAAAAGATCAGAAACTCTAAacaatagttgtttttttaccaATGAACTATCATATAGGTGTATTATGAGCTTGAAAAATGCTCAGGTAGAGATATCTAGACTACATGATCTTAGGAAGAGGAATTTTAAGCTATGTTTGGAAACACCTATATAATAAGTTAGTGAGATTAAACCCAcgccataaaaaatattacacaaaGCCAAACACATtagcaataaaattttaaaaaagaatattttttattttaaaaaaataaaatttatttgtataaaaaaaagttatatagatgaattataataataccttgaaaaattaaacagaaaaataactaaaataacaattatattcAAAAAAGGCATGTAAAAATCATGACCTTGGTCATGAGAATCGagataaactcataaaaaaaaccttgaaaataatcacaaaatctgtaacatcccccattccgagataaaacgacaatctcatgtcaattgagaaaaaaaaaaaacataatatttttttttgtatatatatatatatgttcatggttttcgtattaaaatctaccaGAATTTCCACGGAGTTCCCTCATATACCGGAAAGTCCCaggttattgacatgaatttatttacacttctaatagctcgcATTCTCATTAACTCAATTCCCGACACAATCATCCTGGGTTTTTtaatttccacacttatactcACACCtttcaaccacaatatttacgatatgcattatataacaaaatatcattatggatagataagaataaataagtataattacataAGCATGAAGTatggttatatgaactacatggttaaattcattcagtcaagtttaaacattaattatacaaattaacttatacaaacattttcatgtttacaaaatacaagggtatactccttagaaactagattacaagaagggaacataagctaggatctactcctATTGTAcatgtgatgatcctgaaacaaaatatatattattgaaaggtgaatattacaataaatatgacaacacgaacatctaacaattttaacagggtaacatgtattcatagttcatttgcttctcccttctagtttttattagaatcccttccttattcaactattattaattgttccctctgttactttcaaccttcattccaGACTTTATGAGATCAAACATGATTAAttttgcttatcacattaccgataccaatttcactagtaccatcatcatcactccatatgagttaatgcaaggtgatccccttatcAGGAATCCTAACAtatactaaatgtatgctagccaatacatagtgatccccttacccgggattcTAACATttactaaatgtatgctagcccaATCCCCTTACCCggaatcctaacatacactaaatgtatgctagccgatacatggtgatcccctacccgggatcctaacatacactaaatgtatgctagcccaTACGtggcgatccccttacccgggatcctaacatacactaaatgtatgctagtccaatcGTGGCGATCcctttacccgggatcctaacatacactaaatgtatgctagtttacgcctcaaatcttacttctcatatttcctttgtcaacgataatttcatcatttggcaattcACATAACTTTTTACCTTGAATACCCATACATTcagtaattcacatttcacattggtaatataaataaatcatggaaattaactaggaagtctaagtgcgattcacctacctgcaatagaagctctactcgtactcccctgctgctgttgttgctgttgcaccacgcctgtggtccctcctgaaattcacagatttatcccataagttcttcttactcaaggatatgttttattataaacacatcaataaccaataagtctttcttttagtcatcatttttttttaatattttatgtttttcttatttcacccattaatattgtcattcttgGTGCAACCGTAGTTATcgttcctttatatatatatatttgaactatttctacttaaatctgaattgttactgtcttgtttttaaattgtcactgtctagacattgaattgTCACTGTCTAAccgttactgtctagacattgaactgtcattgtctcatttttgaactgttacagtctcatttttgaactgtcattgTCCAATGGTTATTGTCTAGAgattgaactgtcactgtctcatttttgaactgttactgtctcggttggtgacccataaccggggttctataactccaaattaagcaagaccaatttcattaattagccgacattcaaaactacaatttctataaggaatttgatcctaattctttcatcctcctacccgaaatctctctgaaagtcaagagacgaaactgtctAGATTCGTCATTACACACAAACACataaagttctttaatttaacaactcatatttttttcctcaat includes:
- the LOC118043731 gene encoding omega-6 fatty acid desaturase, chloroplastic isoform X5 codes for the protein MRRTRTVQAVAAPVAPSSADSAEYRKQLAESYGFRQIGEPLPDSITLKDVMDTLPKKVFEIDDMKAWKSVLVSVTSYAFGLFMISKAPWYLLPFAWAWTGTAVTGFFVIGHDCAHKSFSRNKLVEDIVGTLAFLPLIYPYEPWRFKHDRHHAKTNMLEEDTAWHPVWKAEFDSSPILRKAIIFGYGPFRPWMSIAHWLLLHFDLKKFRSNEIQRVKISLACVFGFMAIGWPLIIYKAGIMGWIKFWLMPWLGYHFWMSTFTMVHHTAPHIPFKSSDEWNAAQAQLNGTVHCDYPSWIEILCHDINVHIPHHVSSRIPHYNLRMAHKSLQENWGKYLNEAKWNWRLMKTIMTLCHVYDKEENYVAFDQLAPEESQPVAFLKIVMPDYA
- the LOC118043731 gene encoding omega-6 fatty acid desaturase, chloroplastic isoform X2, which gives rise to MACRMADPSVFLFTGPHPRTRSQKIAAHSAPCNWHLTWDRLLVKGENHKKWVIPMRRTRTVQAVAAPVAPSSADSAEYRKQLAESYGFRQIGEPLPDSITLKDVMDTLPKKVFEIDDMKAWKSVLVSVTSYAFGLFMISKAPWYLLPFAWAWTGTAVTGFFVIGHDCAHKSFSRNKLVEDIVGTLAFLPLIYPYEPWRFKHDRHHAKTNMLEEDTAWHPVWKAEFDSSPILRKAIIFGYGPFRPWMSIAHWLLLHFDLKKFRSNEIQRVKISLACVFGFMAIGWPLIIYKAGIMGWIKFWLMPWLGYHFWMSTFTMVHHTAPHIPFKSSDEWNAAQAQLNGTVHCDYPSWIEILCHDINVHIPHHVSSRIPHYNLRMAHKSLQENWGKYLNEAKWNWRLMKTIMTLCHVYDKEENYVAFDQLAPEESQPVAFLKIVMPDYA
- the LOC118043731 gene encoding omega-6 fatty acid desaturase, chloroplastic isoform X4; this translates as MACRMADPSVFLFTGPHPRTRSQKIAAHSAPCMTGNWHLTWDRLLVKGENHKKWVIPMRRTRTVQAVAAPVAPSSADSAEYRKQLAESYGFRQIGEPLPDSITLKDVMDTLPKKFFVIGHDCAHKSFSRNKLVEDIVGTLAFLPLIYPYEPWRFKHDRHHAKTNMLEEDTAWHPVWKAEFDSSPILRKAIIFGYGPFRPWMSIAHWLLLHFDLKKFRSNEIQRVKISLACVFGFMAIGWPLIIYKAGIMGWIKFWLMPWLGYHFWMSTFTMVHHTAPHIPFKSSDEWNAAQAQLNGTVHCDYPSWIEILCHDINVHIPHHVSSRIPHYNLRMAHKSLQENWGKYLNEAKWNWRLMKTIMTLCHVYDKEENYVAFDQLAPEESQPVAFLKIVMPDYA
- the LOC118043731 gene encoding omega-6 fatty acid desaturase, chloroplastic isoform X3, with the translated sequence MYGNWHLTWDRLLVKGENHKKWVIPMRRTRTVQAVAAPVAPSSADSAEYRKQLAESYGFRQIGEPLPDSITLKDVMDTLPKKVFEIDDMKAWKSVLVSVTSYAFGLFMISKAPWYLLPFAWAWTGTAVTGFFVIGHDCAHKSFSRNKLVEDIVGTLAFLPLIYPYEPWRFKHDRHHAKTNMLEEDTAWHPVWKAEFDSSPILRKAIIFGYGPFRPWMSIAHWLLLHFDLKKFRSNEIQRVKISLACVFGFMAIGWPLIIYKAGIMGWIKFWLMPWLGYHFWMSTFTMVHHTAPHIPFKSSDEWNAAQAQLNGTVHCDYPSWIEILCHDINVHIPHHVSSRIPHYNLRMAHKSLQENWGKYLNEAKWNWRLMKTIMTLCHVYDKEENYVAFDQLAPEESQPVAFLKIVMPDYA
- the LOC118043731 gene encoding omega-6 fatty acid desaturase, chloroplastic isoform X1 → MACRMADPSVFLFTGPHPRTRSQKIAAHSAPCMTGNWHLTWDRLLVKGENHKKWVIPMRRTRTVQAVAAPVAPSSADSAEYRKQLAESYGFRQIGEPLPDSITLKDVMDTLPKKVFEIDDMKAWKSVLVSVTSYAFGLFMISKAPWYLLPFAWAWTGTAVTGFFVIGHDCAHKSFSRNKLVEDIVGTLAFLPLIYPYEPWRFKHDRHHAKTNMLEEDTAWHPVWKAEFDSSPILRKAIIFGYGPFRPWMSIAHWLLLHFDLKKFRSNEIQRVKISLACVFGFMAIGWPLIIYKAGIMGWIKFWLMPWLGYHFWMSTFTMVHHTAPHIPFKSSDEWNAAQAQLNGTVHCDYPSWIEILCHDINVHIPHHVSSRIPHYNLRMAHKSLQENWGKYLNEAKWNWRLMKTIMTLCHVYDKEENYVAFDQLAPEESQPVAFLKIVMPDYA